TGGCCCTCCTCTTGTTGCTTCCTAGACTGGCCCACACCTGGCTGACCTCTGATCTGGCCCCCTCATCTTCCTGCCTCCTGGTTCTCTGGATATGGGTTCCTGGAATTATTCTCCTTCCAAAATCACACATATGGGGaaagacagtttaaaaaaaaaaaaaaaaagctagggtCTGGTTAGGGATGGAAATTGCTGTCGGCAGCTGAAAATTGTGGGCAGATTTGTAGCTGGAGCCAAGGGATCAGGGAAGGCAGTGCTTGAGGAGGCCTGCacgggagggggtgggaggggacatgACCGGGACCCcggggcagtgtgtgtgtgggggcgggtGGAGTGAGGGCTGGCGCTATACAGAGGGTTTGGGGGGTGTGTTCTAGACACATGTGAAGCTGGAGGTGAGGTGCAGGGGGTGATGAGAGAAAAGGGGGGACTCACCTGGGGTCCCCCAGAAAGGTAAGGCAGGACTTGTCCCCTAAAACTCAAATCCAGGAGCGGTGTTACTGAACACAAGAGAACTTTATTCTTAGGGGATGATcaagagggagacagcatggcaCAGGGCCCGAGAAACACGCACAGTGTCAGCAGCAGACAGGGACGCGGACTTGGCCTTGACGTAGGAAGCCGTGCGGTCAGGGAGGGTAAGAGGGGAGAGAACGTGAGCCGTGGAGCAGGTGGTTGGTTTCTGCAGTGAGCACGGCAGTAGGAAGTggttgttgttggtgttgttgttaAATGAAAATCCAGTGAAAATGTTCATGGTTCTGAAAACCGGGGCTGGACAGCATGGcacaggagggtgggagagggggaagggccgAGCGGTTCATACCCTCCACGCACACAGGGTATCTGGAAACTCCGACGTATTGGAGTGTTTGTGATCTGCCCACAGGGTACATTTTTTCTGAACGACACCCAGGAGTGGCCTTTCCAGTGGAAAATGTGCAGTGTCACTTTCAGAGGGAGGTGGGACTTGCCATTGTGTCATATTGGGTGGACCGAGTGGCTCCTGCCCGGGGAAGAGCCCTGTCACTTGCCCTGTCGGTGAGGGGTGGCTCCCGAGTGCCTGGTCACCACGCAGCCAGGCTCCTaggggggcaggcggggggcgAGGCTCTGTGGCAGAAAGGGCTTCTAGGCCCTCACGCTTGgtgtggaagaggaagaaaggcgAGGCCACTGTGCACCGGGGGCCGCAGAGGACATTTCGTGGAAAAAAGTCCTGTTTGAGCTGGCTTCCGTAAAGAGTAGGCAgaaacggggcggggggggggggggtggtgaggaggaagaggccTTCCAGAAAGGAGGGGGTGAGCAAAGGCCCGGAGGGAGGAAACGCTGTCCAGGCTCCGATCACAGGCTTTCCAGCAGCTGCGACCAAATTCCATTGTCCCGCTGTCCTCACAGTTCGTGTCCCTGTACCACCTGTGGATACTGTAGCACCCAGTATCAGTAACAATACTGACTTGTTATTTAAACAAGTTTACTTAAAAAGGAAGCTTTGAGGCCTGCTGAGATTTGCATATTAATGTTATGTCATGGTCTTTGTCATTAGCTCCCGTGGGCCCCCCAGTGTCCTCCCGTACCTGTGTCAGAGCTGTCTCCTTTACGGGGCCCACGTGGCTGTGACCTTCACTGCCACCAGCGTGGCCTGCTATTTTGTCAGCTTTGACCATGGGCTTAGAAGTCTCTCTCTGTGTAGGAAGCCTGATACAGGTAAAGCTCAAGTGCCTTGGGATGATCccctcctctgtgtctccctcctgaCGGTGGCTTTGGTCATCAGCCTAGTGGGTATCTTTCCAGGCCTTTCTCCTGCAGTGTTGTTTCATTGGTTTCATTGTCGTTCCTAAGGTAAGTGGTATCATATTGTCTGTTTTTATGATGGCTCCTTCTCATAAATCTGTTGAAGTtactttaataaatgaaaacagtaataaatacttgttgtttAGAAAAAGGATCACAGTACACAGAAGGGTAATTCCAAGACGCAAAGCCGACTACgtcctttctctgcttcccacTCTGAAGGGCTGCCTGTGGCCCGCAGGGGAAGGTGACATGTTGCCCTGGTCTCCGGGGCCCTGCGCCAGGGCTCCCGCCGCCCCTGCAGCCTGGTGGACCCCAGGCCTCTTCCCTCCACTCACTGTAGCCCCGGGCTCTGTCCGCACACCTCCTCCGTGGGCTGGTGGCCCCGGGCCGGGGGACTGGGCAGCGTGGAGATGGGACAGCACACGGAGTCGGGAAGGGGCCAGAGCCAGCGAGCccgccctcctctgccccttggcCTGGTCACCGAGTTAGGGGAGGCCGCTAGCACCCACCTCGGAGAGCAGCTGGCAGGATGGACTCAACGACCGTGACAAGCACCCAGCACAGCCTCTCACTGGGGGCCAGGGGTGGTGCTCAGTGTGAGCTGCTGCCCTCGCCCTGCTTGTCGTCGGTCTTCACTGCCGCCTGCTGTCCCGGGGCCCAGCACGTGGGGCCTGACATGGGAGCGTTCGGTACGCGTCCGGATGGCGGATAAAGGGGAGATGGGATAGAGACGGACCCGGCACACGTGAGGCCGTGCGGGCACAGGCTCCGCGTGGGGAGGGGCGCGGAGCAGGGAATCGGGGGCGGCAGGCCGGGGGCTCCCAGCGAGGACAGGGAGAGCGCGGCAGGCTCGGACGCCGTTTCCCGGCCCTTCCTACGGCAAGCGCCCTCCCCGTCTGCACACtcagggaggaaggggccacacGGACTGGCATTCACCCAAGCGGGCTGGGCCCTCGCCTGCCTCTGGCTTGGCTGGCCTGCGCTGGGGTCGAAGGAGTGGTTAAGATGGCCACACTTTCTTGACGCCATCCCGTTTCTCTCCAGGCACTGCCGCCGTGGAGGAGCTGGAGGACTTCATCAACAACATTAACAGCGTCTTGGAGTCGTTGTATATTGAGATTAAGAAAGGGGCCACCGAGGACGACGGGAGACCCGTTTACGCGCTGGTGAGTGCACGCCGGCGCCCTCTCGTGGCTCCCGTGAGGAATTGCGGGAGTGGAGGTGCCCCTGCCCCGGCAGccccggagccggagccggagccggggACGCGGACACAGCCTGGCCCcgcctccccctccagccccggTTCCGGGTCACTGGTGCCACCGTACGAATCCTCTGCAGTGATCAGGGCCGGGGGCTGTCACCCCAGTGctcacctccctgcccctgcccgagCCCCTGCCCGAGACACCGCAGCACgcgtttggctttgttttgtctGTCAACAGTTGGCTGTAAGAAGCCATCCCAAATGTATGGAATACTAGGATTAAAGGAGGAAAGCGGTTTCTCATTTGGAATAAGACACAGAGGCTGTGAGAAgagaaactgggggtgggggggccctggGGACTGAGCCATTCACGTTCCAGGAAGCCCCCCGCCAGAGAGCAAGGGGAAGCACAGGTGGGGCAGAACTGAGCACCTTAGGCCATTGGAGGAGACGCGGCTCACCGCCCCGCCCGCCCAGGCCCGCCCAGAGAGGGGCCGTAGCCGGGGGTTCCACACTGTTCCAGGGGAGAAGGGTCGTGGAACTGAGTAACTGCGGAAACGCCGCGGGCTTCGCGGCGCCTTTTGCATTTGAAGCTCCGTTAAGCGTGCAGACGAGTTCCCCAAATGTGTCTGATTTCGGAAGCTCCCGCACCACCTCTGGAAACCTCCGAGAGTCGGGGATTCCGAGCTAGACACCCAAGTCTGTAACATGCGACTGGTCACAAATCCGGGCCCTGTGGCCGACAGCGCCCACACCCCGGCGCTCAGGgactggagagaggagggggctgggcaaGCCGGCCAGCGAAGGGCGCCGCCTGACCGTCACACTGACCTGTCTTTTAGGTGAATCTTGCAACGACTCCGGTTTCCAAAATGGCCTCGGATTTTGCAGAGAACGAGCTGGATCTGTTTAGAAAGGCTGTAAGTACAGTATGGTTGTTTATTGGCCGGGCTTGCGACGGGAAACTTGTCTTCGGCGTTAGAAACGGAAACTGCCGTCGTAGAGGGTCACCACCGCGGCCCCAGACGGCCATCTGCGGGGTCCCTGCCCAGCGCATCGCCTCCGGGCGCCGGCTCGGGAGGGCGCCGTGGCTGCCTGGGAGGGAGCTTGTCCAGATGTGAACCCCGGTCGGTGGAGCACCGGGCGTCTGGGTGTGTGGTGCAGGCGGACCGGCGTTCCCACCCGGTGCTCGCCGCGCCGCCCAGACCCCCGCGGCGGCGGCCGAGGTGCCAGGGAGCTCCCTGGCAAGGCCGGATCCCAGTCCCCGCCCGGACCGCGGCCCGCGGCCCGTGGCCGTGCGTGTTAACAAGGGCACCCCGTGGAACCCTTCCCGTCCGCATCGGAGAGGCACTGCTCTGCCTCCCCGGCTTCAGGGCTCTTCCCTCAGCCCCCTTGTCACTCACCCGGCTGCGCGCCGGGTCAAGGCGGTGCTCCTCAGCCCGGGCCGCGTTCCGGGAACCGGGAGGTAGGAGCGTCGAGACATCCGGTCTCGTCCACATCTGGCGGATCCGGGTCTCCGGTGACGGGTCCTAGAATCCTCCCTTTCGAGCCTCCTCTGACGGCGGTCGGCAGCCGAGGTCGAGGACCGGGCTGTGTGACGGCAGACGCCCCTGCGCGTGCGGAAAGCCTGTCTTCCTGGTGGCCCCGCCCCGCCGTGAGCAGTCTCGGGGACGCGTGCCCGGCAGCTCCTCCTGGCCCGGGCCCCGGCGTCTCTGCGGCTCCCGAGCGTGCCTGCGCCCTGGCTCGCCCGGGCTTTGCTTTcccgccctccctgcctccagccagcCCCTCGGCCCCCCTGTCCTGCCCGCGTTCGACTAGACGGGTGCCGCCTCGTCATCCACTCGTTCATCCCTCGGCTTCTCTGCCttcggggaggtggggggcaaggGGGCCGATTCTGGACCCGGGGGCCTGAGGATCATCCCTCCGGCGTGGTGTCACAGGGTGAGCGTGGAGACAGAGGGACTGACCGTGGTCACGGCCGTTGACGTTCGCTACTAAACCGTCTTCCTGAAGGATCGTTCCGGGGCTCGGCTCTGCCCGGGATCGGGGGATCGGTGGTCTCGCGGCGCCCCTGCCGGGATCGGTGTTGCTGCTTAAAGGTTGTTTCTGCCGATCTACTAGATGAACGTGGTACCTGCTGTTTCTTCCAGCTGGAGCTGATTATTGATTCGGAGACTGGCTTTGCGTCCTCCACAAATATTTTGAACCTGGTCGACCAGCTTAAAGGCAAgaagatgaggaagaaggaagcagagcaGGTGCTGCAGAAGTTTGTGCAAAACAAGTGGCTGATCGAGGTACGGTGTCCAGCGGCTTCCCCAGCCTG
This window of the Neofelis nebulosa isolate mNeoNeb1 chromosome 18, mNeoNeb1.pri, whole genome shotgun sequence genome carries:
- the NSMCE1 gene encoding non-structural maintenance of chromosomes element 1 homolog isoform X3 — protein: MDSTTVTSTQHSLSLGARGGAQCELLPSPCLSSVFTAACCPGAQHVGPDMGAFGTAAVEELEDFINNINSVLESLYIEIKKGATEDDGRPVYALVNLATTPVSKMASDFAENELDLFRKALELIIDSETGFASSTNILNLVDQLKGKKMRKKEAEQVLQKFVQNKWLIEKEGEFTLHSRAILEMEQYIRETYPDAVKTCNICHGLLIQGQSCETCGIRMHLPCVAKYFRSAPEPRCPHCNDYWPHEIPEVFNPDKEREAGTSKANKKPSRSRQH